A portion of the Pseudomonas protegens CHA0 genome contains these proteins:
- a CDS encoding iron-containing alcohol dehydrogenase, translating into MSISSFKIAHKLLTGSTAIEQLAAELTRLDVDNPLIVTDTALLRSGTVELALAHLGERSYEVFDRVQPDPEIAIVEDCMQVYREGGHDGLIGLGGGSAIDIAKSVGAYAGYHGALEDLFGIDQVPRKGPPLIAIPTTAGTGSEVTNVAILSDRVAQLKKGIISDYLLPDVALVSPQMTLTCPPRVTAASGVDALAHAIEAYLSLNASAITDSLAIGAIKLIVKALPKAFANPAHLQAREDMATASLMAGMAFGNAGVGAVHAMAYPLGGRFHMSHGVSNALLLPYVMTWNKMACVERMQDIAEAMGVQTAHLSASEAADRAVEAMAALCAAVEIPSGLRSFGVPEDAIPAMAVEAAGIERLMRNNPRRLSPADIEKIYRAAY; encoded by the coding sequence ATGAGTATTTCCTCTTTCAAGATCGCCCATAAATTGCTGACCGGCAGCACCGCCATCGAGCAACTGGCTGCCGAGCTGACCCGCCTGGATGTCGATAACCCGCTGATCGTCACCGATACTGCCCTGCTCAGGTCCGGCACGGTGGAGCTGGCGCTGGCCCACCTGGGGGAACGCAGTTACGAAGTCTTCGACCGGGTGCAGCCCGATCCGGAAATCGCTATCGTCGAGGACTGCATGCAGGTGTACCGCGAGGGTGGGCATGACGGGCTGATCGGCCTGGGCGGCGGCAGCGCCATCGATATTGCCAAGAGTGTCGGGGCCTATGCCGGCTATCACGGCGCCCTGGAGGACCTGTTCGGCATCGACCAGGTGCCGCGCAAGGGGCCGCCGCTGATCGCCATTCCCACCACCGCAGGTACTGGTTCGGAAGTGACCAATGTGGCGATCCTCTCGGACCGGGTCGCGCAATTGAAGAAAGGCATCATCAGCGACTACCTGCTGCCGGACGTGGCCCTGGTCAGCCCGCAGATGACCCTGACCTGTCCACCGCGTGTCACCGCGGCCAGCGGCGTCGATGCCCTGGCGCATGCCATCGAGGCCTACCTGTCCCTCAATGCTTCCGCGATCACCGACTCCCTGGCCATCGGCGCCATCAAGCTGATCGTCAAGGCTTTACCCAAGGCCTTTGCCAACCCGGCTCACCTGCAGGCTCGGGAGGACATGGCCACTGCCAGCCTGATGGCCGGCATGGCCTTCGGCAATGCCGGGGTCGGTGCGGTACATGCGATGGCCTATCCCCTGGGCGGACGCTTTCATATGTCCCACGGGGTCAGCAATGCCTTGCTGCTGCCCTATGTCATGACCTGGAACAAGATGGCCTGCGTCGAGCGTATGCAGGATATCGCCGAGGCCATGGGGGTACAGACCGCGCACCTGAGCGCCAGCGAGGCGGCCGACCGGGCAGTGGAGGCCATGGCAGCGTTGTGTGCGGCGGTGGAAATTCCCAGCGGCTTGCGCAGCTTCGGCGTGCCCGAGGATGCGATCCCGGCCATGGCCGTCGAGGCCGCGGGTATCGAGCGCTTGATGCGCAACAACCCGCGCCGGCTGAGCCCCGCCGATATCGAGAAGATCTATCGCGCGGCCTACTGA
- a CDS encoding membrane protein yields the protein MPTPSDTRHETPYIALGPFKVRLPFIHYKFELPDYLQGLLMCAVDLAAIPLMTEFLGMPFEMALAVVMLNGLLYLAHHLLGDPVVPGWITPAVPLLMAYCAQFPVGPERVHALIAFQLMLGVFSIALGATGMARKVVGFVPSAIKSGIIVGAGLSAVTAVFQVGGKFDSFPWTISIAIGIAFYLIFSQHFAQLKLRNRFWWNFAKLGILPIILLAVVLAPLFGEAPWPTIQWGLSKPDFIGLWNNYTVFGLGMPPLSMFISALPTMLAVYIIVFGDVLSAKVLLDEAEQIRTDEKVDYDPDRSHLIFGGRNAFMSIFGPDIAMCGPKWAAMLVVVIERFKGGPKAMKSIYGGMGSFRWGTNTGLLLLPVVTLVQPILGVALALTLLIQGYVSVRLGILEARSQRDLGIAGVIGAVLAIKGASWGFAIGVVLCLLIYGKNFFKGENDRTFSKDLGAADATPVPGAQPGPQAKPARAVESEVA from the coding sequence ATGCCAACGCCTTCCGACACTCGGCACGAAACGCCGTACATCGCCCTTGGCCCGTTCAAGGTGCGTTTGCCCTTTATCCACTACAAATTCGAGCTGCCGGACTACCTGCAAGGCTTGCTGATGTGCGCCGTCGACCTGGCGGCCATTCCACTGATGACCGAGTTCCTCGGCATGCCCTTCGAGATGGCCCTGGCCGTGGTCATGCTCAACGGCCTGTTGTACCTGGCCCACCATCTGCTGGGCGACCCCGTGGTGCCCGGCTGGATCACCCCGGCAGTGCCGCTGCTGATGGCCTATTGCGCGCAGTTTCCCGTGGGCCCGGAGCGTGTCCACGCGCTGATTGCCTTCCAGCTGATGCTCGGGGTGTTCTCCATCGCCCTGGGGGCCACCGGCATGGCACGCAAGGTGGTGGGCTTCGTGCCCTCGGCGATCAAGTCGGGAATCATTGTCGGCGCCGGGCTCAGTGCGGTGACCGCGGTGTTCCAGGTGGGCGGCAAATTCGACAGCTTTCCCTGGACCATTTCCATCGCCATCGGCATTGCCTTCTACCTGATCTTTTCCCAGCATTTTGCCCAGCTCAAGCTGCGCAACCGCTTCTGGTGGAACTTCGCCAAGCTGGGCATCCTGCCGATCATCCTGCTGGCGGTAGTGCTGGCGCCGCTGTTCGGTGAAGCGCCGTGGCCGACCATCCAGTGGGGCCTGAGCAAGCCGGACTTCATCGGCCTGTGGAACAACTACACCGTGTTCGGCCTGGGCATGCCGCCGCTGTCGATGTTCATCAGCGCGCTGCCAACCATGCTCGCGGTGTACATCATCGTCTTTGGCGATGTGCTCAGCGCCAAGGTGTTGCTGGACGAGGCCGAGCAGATCCGCACCGACGAAAAGGTCGACTACGACCCGGACCGCTCGCACCTGATCTTCGGCGGGCGCAACGCATTCATGAGCATCTTCGGTCCGGACATTGCCATGTGCGGGCCGAAATGGGCGGCGATGCTGGTGGTGGTGATCGAGCGCTTCAAGGGCGGGCCCAAGGCCATGAAGTCGATCTATGGCGGCATGGGCTCGTTCCGTTGGGGCACCAACACCGGCTTGCTGCTGTTGCCGGTAGTGACCCTGGTGCAGCCGATTCTCGGGGTCGCGCTGGCGCTGACCTTGCTGATCCAGGGTTACGTCAGCGTGCGCCTGGGCATTCTCGAGGCCCGTAGCCAGCGTGACCTGGGCATCGCAGGGGTGATCGGTGCAGTGCTGGCGATCAAGGGCGCCAGTTGGGGCTTTGCCATTGGCGTGGTGCTGTGCCTGCTGATCTACGGCAAGAACTTCTTCAAGGGCGAGAACGACCGGACTTTCAGCAAGGACCTGGGCGCCGCGGACGCAACTCCCGTCCCGGGTGCCCAGCCAGGGCCCCAGGCCAAGCCCGCCCGGGCGGTGGAAAGCGAGGTGGCATGA
- a CDS encoding iron-containing alcohol dehydrogenase: protein MSISAFKIANKLITGQGAIEQLDAELARLQISNPLIVTDAILVKSGTVDLALAHLGGRAYRIFDEVQPEPEIAIVQACTQAYRAGGHDGLIGLGGGSAIDIAKAVAAFAGHEGALEELFGVDQVQRKGPPLIAIPTTAGTGSEVTNVAILSDKVAQLKKGIVSDYLLPDVALVSPVMTLTCPRSVTAASGVDALVHAVESYLSLNGSPITDSLALGAIRLIVRALPKAYANPANLQAREDMATASLMAGMAFGNAGVGAVHALAYPLGGRFNIAHGVSNALLLPYVMAWNKMACVERFRDIAQAMDLPIAGLSDGQAAEQAVQAMAALCAAVDIPTGMRSFGVPEDAIPAMAVEAAGIQRLMRNNPRQLSPGDIEQIYRAAY, encoded by the coding sequence ATGAGTATCTCTGCGTTCAAGATTGCCAACAAACTGATTACCGGCCAGGGCGCCATCGAGCAGCTGGACGCCGAACTGGCGCGCCTGCAGATCAGCAACCCGCTGATCGTCACCGATGCGATCCTGGTCAAGTCCGGCACCGTCGATCTGGCCCTGGCCCACCTGGGCGGGCGCGCCTACCGGATCTTCGACGAGGTCCAGCCGGAGCCGGAAATCGCCATAGTCCAGGCCTGCACCCAGGCTTACCGGGCCGGTGGCCACGATGGCCTGATCGGCCTGGGCGGCGGCAGCGCCATTGATATCGCCAAGGCGGTGGCGGCGTTCGCCGGCCATGAAGGCGCGCTGGAAGAACTGTTCGGGGTGGATCAGGTGCAGCGCAAGGGGCCGCCGCTGATTGCCATTCCTACTACTGCGGGCACCGGTTCGGAGGTGACCAACGTGGCGATCCTCTCGGACAAGGTGGCCCAGTTGAAAAAGGGCATCGTCAGCGATTACCTGCTGCCGGACGTAGCGCTGGTGAGCCCGGTGATGACCCTGACCTGCCCGCGCAGCGTCACCGCCGCCAGTGGCGTCGACGCGCTGGTGCATGCGGTGGAGTCCTACCTGTCGCTCAACGGTTCGCCGATCACCGACTCCCTGGCCCTGGGCGCGATCCGCCTGATCGTCAGGGCGCTGCCCAAGGCCTACGCCAACCCGGCCAACCTGCAGGCCCGGGAAGACATGGCCACCGCCAGCCTGATGGCCGGCATGGCCTTCGGCAATGCCGGAGTCGGTGCAGTGCATGCCCTGGCCTATCCCCTGGGCGGGCGCTTCAATATCGCCCACGGGGTGAGCAACGCGCTGCTACTGCCCTACGTCATGGCCTGGAACAAGATGGCCTGTGTCGAGCGCTTTCGCGATATCGCCCAGGCCATGGACCTGCCGATCGCCGGGCTCAGTGATGGCCAGGCCGCAGAGCAGGCGGTCCAGGCCATGGCTGCGCTGTGCGCTGCGGTGGACATCCCCACGGGCATGCGCAGCTTCGGTGTGCCCGAGGACGCGATCCCGGCCATGGCCGTGGAAGCGGCGGGTATCCAGCGGCTGATGCGCAACAACCCGCGCCAACTGAGCCCCGGCGATATCGAGCAGATCTACCGGGCTGCCTATTGA
- a CDS encoding sigma-54 interaction domain-containing protein — protein sequence MNFNDASFEELLNALHDGVYITDGQGQTLKVNQAYERLTGLNGAELLGRPMQELVKSGVISQSASLRVLQDGRPVSVMQSLSHGKKLLVSATPILAADQSIRYVVSTVRDMTELLRIKRERDELQQLKQLRTSTARLHAGQRDDLLQSPLMADQEVSGRVFAQARQVADCDVKVLLQGETGVGKTLVAQFIHNASARAREPFLALNCGALPENLIEAELFGYAPGAFTGAGSKGKRGLLELAHNGTLFLDEIGDLPLAVQVKLLKVIEENRFIPVGGLELKEVDVRIISATHHDLKQRVAEGKFRADLYYRLNVVPIAIPALRERSEEIGPLLEYYLEHFNQRYQRQVQWSLEALELLGEYAWPGNIRELINVVERLVVTCSGQVIEALDLPEDLIEQQARNTDDSRLPLRKVLENAERQAIRAALQLHKTTRLAAKALGVSQATVVQKMKRWEHSD from the coding sequence GTGAACTTCAACGATGCCAGTTTCGAAGAGCTGCTCAATGCGCTGCATGACGGCGTCTACATCACCGATGGCCAGGGCCAGACCCTCAAGGTCAACCAGGCCTACGAGCGCCTCACCGGCCTGAACGGCGCCGAGCTGCTGGGGCGGCCGATGCAGGAGCTGGTGAAGAGCGGGGTGATTTCCCAGTCCGCTTCACTACGGGTACTGCAGGACGGTCGGCCGGTGTCGGTGATGCAGAGCCTCAGCCACGGCAAGAAGTTGCTGGTCAGTGCCACGCCGATCCTCGCCGCCGACCAGAGCATTCGCTATGTGGTCAGCACCGTGCGCGACATGACCGAGCTGCTGCGCATCAAGCGCGAGCGCGACGAGTTGCAGCAGCTCAAGCAGCTGCGCACCAGCACTGCGCGGCTGCATGCGGGCCAGCGTGACGACCTGTTGCAATCACCGCTGATGGCCGACCAGGAGGTTTCCGGGCGGGTCTTTGCCCAGGCCCGGCAAGTGGCCGACTGCGACGTGAAGGTGCTGCTGCAAGGGGAGACGGGTGTGGGTAAAACCCTGGTGGCGCAATTTATCCACAACGCCAGTGCTCGTGCCCGCGAACCGTTCCTGGCCCTCAACTGCGGGGCGCTGCCGGAGAACCTGATCGAGGCCGAGCTGTTCGGCTATGCCCCGGGTGCCTTCACCGGTGCTGGCAGCAAGGGCAAGCGCGGGCTGCTGGAACTGGCACACAACGGTACGCTGTTTCTCGATGAGATCGGCGATCTGCCCCTGGCGGTGCAGGTCAAGCTGCTCAAGGTCATCGAAGAGAACCGCTTCATTCCGGTGGGCGGCCTGGAGCTCAAGGAGGTGGATGTGCGCATCATCAGCGCCACCCATCACGACCTCAAGCAGCGGGTGGCCGAGGGCAAGTTCCGCGCCGACCTGTATTACCGCCTGAATGTGGTGCCCATCGCGATCCCGGCCCTGCGCGAGCGCAGCGAGGAAATCGGCCCCTTGCTGGAGTACTACCTGGAGCACTTCAACCAGCGCTATCAGCGTCAGGTGCAGTGGAGCCTGGAAGCCCTGGAACTGCTGGGCGAGTACGCCTGGCCGGGGAACATCCGCGAGCTGATCAACGTGGTGGAGCGCCTGGTGGTGACCTGCTCCGGCCAGGTGATAGAGGCCCTGGACCTGCCGGAGGACCTGATCGAGCAACAGGCCCGCAACACCGACGACAGCCGCCTGCCGCTGCGCAAGGTGCTGGAGAACGCCGAGCGCCAGGCGATTCGCGCGGCCCTGCAACTGCACAAGACCACCCGCCTGGCCGCCAAGGCGCTGGGGGTGAGCCAGGCCACGGTGGTGCAGAAGATGAAGCGCTGGGAACACTCTGATTAG
- a CDS encoding ABC transporter permease encodes MLSPYMSPVERVWFYSLRILCGLILLFLVLPVLVIIPLSFNSGSFLVYPLQGFSLHWYQDFFASAEWMRALKNSVIVAPAATLLAMVFGTLAAIGLTRGDFPGKALVMALVISPMVVPVVIIGVASYLFFAPLGMGNSFFSLIIVHAVLGVPFVIITVSATLQGFNHNLVRAAASLGASPLTTFRRVTLPLIAPGVISGALFAFATSFDEVVVTLFLAGPEQATLPRQMFSGIRENLSPTIAAAATLLIAFSVILLLTLEWLRGRSEKLRTAQA; translated from the coding sequence ATGCTGAGCCCCTACATGTCGCCCGTCGAACGGGTCTGGTTCTACAGCTTGCGGATTCTCTGCGGCTTGATCCTGTTGTTCCTGGTGTTGCCGGTGCTGGTGATCATCCCGCTGTCGTTCAACTCCGGCAGTTTCCTGGTGTACCCGCTGCAGGGCTTTTCGCTGCACTGGTACCAGGACTTCTTCGCCTCTGCCGAGTGGATGCGCGCGCTGAAGAACAGCGTCATCGTGGCGCCGGCCGCAACCTTGCTGGCCATGGTCTTCGGCACCCTGGCGGCCATCGGCCTGACCCGCGGTGATTTCCCCGGCAAGGCGCTGGTGATGGCCCTGGTGATTTCGCCGATGGTGGTACCGGTAGTGATCATTGGTGTGGCCAGCTACCTGTTCTTCGCCCCGCTGGGCATGGGCAACAGTTTTTTCTCGCTGATCATCGTGCACGCGGTGCTTGGGGTGCCCTTCGTGATCATCACCGTGTCGGCAACCCTGCAGGGCTTCAACCACAACCTGGTGCGGGCCGCGGCCAGCCTGGGCGCCTCGCCGCTGACCACGTTCCGCCGGGTGACCTTGCCGTTGATCGCCCCCGGGGTCATCAGTGGCGCGCTGTTCGCCTTCGCCACCTCGTTCGATGAAGTGGTGGTGACCCTGTTCCTCGCCGGCCCGGAGCAGGCCACCCTGCCGCGGCAGATGTTCAGCGGCATCCGCGAGAACCTCAGCCCGACCATCGCCGCTGCGGCCACGTTGCTGATCGCCTTCTCGGTGATCCTGCTGCTGACCCTGGAATGGCTGCGCGGACGCAGCGAGAAACTGCGCACGGCTCAGGCCTGA
- a CDS encoding ABC transporter permease yields MTITVPLNAVTGPTLKQRLARAERVNRWKAQALIAPLVLFLLLVFLVPIVALLYKSVGNPEVVGGMPRTVAAVSAWDGRGLPAEGAYKALSEDLADARKNQTLGDLSKRLNMELAGYRSLLTKTARALPFKAEPESYKEAMESLDERWGDPAYWQAIRRNTSSLTPYYLLAAVDHRIDDLGELAPATPDQSIYLDIFARTFWMGLVITAICLALAYPLAYLLANLPARKSNLLMILVLLPFWTSILVRVAAWIVLLQSGGLINSALLAMGVIDKPLELVFNRTGVYISMVHILLPFMILPIYSVMKGISPTYMRAAISLGCHPFASFWRVYFPQTYAGVGAGCLLVFILAIGYYITPALLGSPNDQMVSYFVAFYTNTSINWGMATALGGLLLLATIVLYLIYSWLVGASRLRLS; encoded by the coding sequence ATGACCATCACCGTTCCCCTGAACGCGGTCACCGGCCCGACCCTCAAGCAGCGGCTGGCCCGTGCCGAGCGGGTCAACCGCTGGAAGGCCCAGGCGCTGATCGCGCCCCTGGTGCTGTTTCTGCTGCTGGTGTTCCTGGTACCGATCGTGGCGCTGCTGTACAAGAGCGTCGGCAACCCGGAAGTGGTCGGCGGCATGCCGCGTACTGTGGCGGCCGTGAGTGCCTGGGACGGTCGTGGCCTGCCCGCTGAAGGGGCCTACAAGGCGTTGAGCGAAGACCTGGCGGACGCCCGCAAGAATCAGACCCTGGGCGACCTGTCCAAGCGCCTGAACATGGAGTTGGCCGGCTACCGCAGCCTGCTGACCAAGACCGCTCGCGCCCTGCCGTTCAAGGCCGAGCCCGAATCCTATAAAGAAGCCATGGAAAGCCTGGATGAGCGCTGGGGCGACCCGGCCTACTGGCAGGCGATCCGCCGCAACACCAGCAGCCTGACCCCGTACTACCTGCTGGCGGCGGTGGACCATCGCATCGACGACCTGGGCGAACTGGCGCCGGCCACCCCGGACCAGTCCATCTACCTGGACATCTTCGCCCGCACCTTCTGGATGGGCCTGGTGATCACCGCCATCTGCCTGGCCCTGGCCTATCCCCTGGCGTACCTGCTGGCCAACCTGCCGGCGCGCAAGAGCAACCTTCTGATGATCCTGGTGCTGCTGCCGTTCTGGACCTCGATCCTGGTGCGAGTGGCGGCGTGGATCGTGCTGCTGCAATCGGGTGGCCTGATCAACAGCGCGCTGCTGGCCATGGGGGTGATCGACAAGCCCCTGGAACTGGTGTTCAACCGTACCGGGGTCTACATCTCCATGGTGCACATCCTGTTGCCGTTCATGATCCTGCCGATCTACAGCGTGATGAAAGGCATCTCGCCGACCTACATGCGTGCGGCGATCTCCCTGGGCTGCCATCCGTTCGCCAGCTTCTGGCGGGTGTATTTCCCGCAGACCTACGCCGGGGTCGGCGCTGGTTGCCTGCTGGTGTTCATCCTGGCGATTGGTTACTACATCACCCCGGCATTGCTGGGCAGCCCGAACGACCAGATGGTCAGCTACTTCGTCGCCTTCTATACCAACACCAGCATCAACTGGGGCATGGCCACGGCCCTGGGCGGCCTGCTGTTGCTGGCGACCATCGTGCTCTATCTGATTTACAGCTGGCTGGTGGGCGCAAGCCGCCTGCGCCTGAGCTAA
- a CDS encoding ABC transporter substrate-binding protein, with product MLRSLKFTALALGMMGAAHAMAAGPDLTVVSFGGANKAAQVKAFYAPWEAAGKGKIIAGEYNGEMAKIKAMVDTKSVSWDLVEVESPELSRGCDEDMFEQLDPALFGNSEDYVKGAIQPCGVGFFVWSTVLAYNADKLKTAPSSWADFWDVKQFPGKRGLRKGAKYTLEFALMADGVAPKDVYKVLAGKDGQDRAFKKLDELKPYIQWWEAGAQPPQYLASGDVVMSSAYNGRIAAVQKESNLKVVWNGGIYDFDAWAIPKGLDKARAEAAKKFIAYSVQPQQQKTYSENIAYGPANTQAVPLLAKDILKDMPTTPENIANQVQIDVSFWADNGEQLEQRFNAWAAK from the coding sequence ATGTTGAGATCCCTGAAATTCACCGCCCTGGCACTGGGCATGATGGGTGCGGCGCACGCCATGGCGGCGGGCCCGGACCTGACCGTGGTGTCCTTTGGCGGGGCGAACAAGGCGGCCCAGGTCAAGGCCTTCTATGCCCCTTGGGAAGCGGCGGGCAAGGGCAAGATCATCGCCGGCGAATACAACGGCGAGATGGCCAAGATCAAGGCCATGGTCGACACCAAGAGCGTGTCCTGGGACCTGGTAGAAGTGGAGTCCCCGGAACTGTCCCGCGGTTGCGACGAGGACATGTTCGAGCAACTGGACCCGGCGCTGTTCGGTAACAGCGAAGACTACGTCAAGGGCGCGATCCAGCCGTGCGGCGTGGGTTTTTTCGTCTGGTCCACGGTATTGGCCTACAACGCCGACAAGCTGAAAACCGCTCCGAGCAGTTGGGCTGATTTCTGGGACGTCAAGCAGTTCCCGGGCAAGCGCGGCCTGCGCAAGGGCGCCAAGTACACCCTGGAGTTCGCCCTGATGGCCGACGGCGTCGCGCCCAAGGACGTGTACAAGGTCCTGGCCGGCAAGGATGGCCAGGACCGTGCCTTCAAGAAACTCGATGAGCTCAAGCCCTACATTCAGTGGTGGGAAGCCGGCGCCCAGCCGCCGCAGTACCTGGCTTCCGGCGACGTGGTCATGAGCTCGGCCTACAACGGCCGGATCGCCGCGGTGCAGAAGGAAAGCAACCTGAAAGTGGTGTGGAACGGCGGCATCTACGACTTCGACGCCTGGGCCATTCCAAAAGGCCTGGACAAGGCTCGCGCCGAAGCGGCGAAGAAGTTCATCGCCTACTCGGTGCAACCGCAGCAGCAGAAGACCTATTCGGAGAATATCGCCTACGGCCCGGCCAACACCCAGGCCGTGCCGCTGCTGGCCAAGGACATCCTCAAGGACATGCCGACCACTCCGGAAAACATCGCCAACCAGGTGCAGATCGACGTCAGCTTCTGGGCTGACAACGGTGAGCAACTGGAACAGCGCTTCAACGCCTGGGCTGCCAAGTAA
- a CDS encoding ABC transporter ATP-binding protein: MSEVVSSAGANDVLVSFRGVQKSYDGENLIVKDLNLEIRKGEFLTLLGPSGSGKTTSLMMLAGFETPTAGEIQLAGRSINNVPPHKRDIGMVFQNYALFPHMTVAENLAFPLSVRGLSKTDISERVKRVLSMVQLDAFAQRYPAQLSGGQQQRVALARALVFEPQLVLMDEPLGALDKQLREHMQMEIKHLHQRLGVTVVYVTHDQGEALTMSDRVAVFHQGEIQQIAPPRTLYEEPKNTFVANFIGENNRLNGRLHSHNGERCVVELGRGEKVEALAVNVGQVGGPVTLSIRPERVSLNGSSESCVNRFSGRVAEFIYLGDHVRVRLEVCGKSDFFVKQPIAELDPALAVGDVVPLGWQVEHVRALDPLLEAN, translated from the coding sequence ATGAGCGAGGTCGTTTCAAGTGCTGGGGCCAACGATGTTCTGGTCAGCTTTCGTGGTGTGCAGAAGAGCTACGACGGCGAGAACCTGATCGTCAAAGACCTCAACCTGGAAATTCGCAAAGGCGAGTTCCTCACCCTGCTGGGGCCGTCCGGTTCCGGCAAGACCACCAGCCTGATGATGCTGGCCGGTTTCGAAACCCCGACCGCCGGCGAGATCCAGCTGGCCGGGCGCTCGATCAACAATGTGCCGCCGCACAAGCGCGACATCGGCATGGTGTTCCAGAACTACGCGCTGTTCCCCCACATGACCGTGGCCGAGAACCTGGCCTTTCCGCTGTCGGTACGCGGCTTGAGCAAGACCGACATCAGCGAGCGGGTCAAGCGGGTGCTGAGCATGGTCCAGCTCGACGCTTTCGCCCAGCGCTACCCGGCCCAGCTGTCCGGCGGCCAGCAGCAGCGGGTGGCCCTGGCCCGGGCCCTGGTGTTCGAGCCACAGCTGGTGCTGATGGACGAACCCCTTGGCGCCCTCGACAAGCAACTGCGCGAACACATGCAGATGGAGATCAAGCACCTGCACCAGCGCCTGGGCGTGACCGTGGTCTATGTGACCCACGACCAGGGCGAAGCCCTGACCATGTCCGACCGGGTGGCGGTGTTCCACCAGGGCGAGATCCAGCAGATCGCGCCGCCGCGCACTCTCTACGAAGAGCCGAAGAACACCTTCGTCGCCAACTTCATCGGCGAGAACAACCGCCTCAACGGCCGCCTGCACAGCCACAACGGCGAGCGTTGCGTGGTGGAGCTGGGGCGTGGCGAGAAGGTCGAGGCGCTGGCGGTGAATGTCGGCCAGGTCGGCGGCCCGGTGACCTTGTCCATCCGCCCGGAGCGGGTGAGCCTCAACGGTTCCAGCGAAAGCTGCGTCAACCGCTTCTCCGGCCGGGTGGCGGAATTCATCTATCTGGGCGACCACGTCCGGGTGCGCCTGGAAGTCTGCGGCAAGAGCGACTTCTTCGTGAAACAGCCGATTGCCGAGCTCGATCCTGCGCTGGCAGTAGGTGACGTGGTGCCGCTTGGCTGGCAAGTCGAGCACGTTCGCGCGCTCGACCCGCTTCTAGAGGCGAATTGA
- a CDS encoding response regulator: MIRVLVAEDHTIVREGIKQLIGLAKDLVVVGEASNGEQLLETLRQVPCEVVLLDISMPGVNGLEAIPRIRALSNPPAILVLSMHDEAQMAARALKIGAAGYATKDSDPSLLLTAIRKVASGGRYIDPDLADRMVFEVGLTDTRPLHSLLSEREFSVFERLAQGANVNDIAQQLALSSKTISTHKARLMQKLNITSLAELVKYAMEHKLL, encoded by the coding sequence GTGATCCGTGTACTGGTAGCCGAAGACCACACCATCGTTCGCGAAGGCATCAAGCAACTGATTGGCCTGGCCAAGGACCTGGTCGTGGTGGGCGAGGCGAGCAACGGCGAGCAGTTGCTGGAGACCCTGCGTCAGGTGCCCTGCGAAGTGGTGCTGCTGGATATCTCCATGCCCGGGGTGAACGGCCTGGAGGCCATTCCGCGGATCCGTGCCCTGAGCAATCCGCCGGCGATCCTGGTGCTGTCGATGCACGACGAGGCGCAGATGGCCGCCCGGGCGCTGAAGATCGGCGCTGCCGGCTACGCCACCAAGGACAGTGATCCGTCGCTGCTGCTGACGGCCATTCGCAAGGTGGCATCCGGCGGCCGCTATATCGACCCGGACCTGGCTGACCGTATGGTCTTCGAGGTCGGCCTGACCGATACCCGGCCCTTGCATTCGCTGCTTTCCGAGCGTGAATTCTCGGTTTTCGAGCGCCTGGCCCAGGGCGCCAATGTCAACGACATTGCCCAGCAACTGGCCCTGAGCAGCAAGACCATCAGTACCCACAAGGCGCGGCTGATGCAGAAGCTCAACATCACCTCCCTGGCCGAACTGGTGAAATACGCCATGGAACACAAGCTGCTCTGA